One stretch of Bacillus sp. SM2101 DNA includes these proteins:
- a CDS encoding putative holin-like toxin: MTVYEALMVALGFSSLIVGLVALFVHMQSMNKK, translated from the coding sequence ATGACTGTATACGAAGCACTGATGGTAGCACTGGGATTTTCTTCTTTAATTGTGGGACTAGTTGCATTGTTTGTGCACATGCAGTCAATGAATAAAAAATAG